The Kwoniella shandongensis chromosome 2, complete sequence DNA segment CTCACTCCCTGGCACCAAATCATCCTCCGCTACAGGTAATGGAACGTCATCAGGTCAACCTCGATGGGGATCATGGGGAAGACGAAGTAATCGTTCTGGTGCTGGAGGGTACTCTTCCATTCGCGCCGAAGCtgcagaagatgacgaggaagaaggtttcGCTGGCAGATTCAGTTtagaggacgatgatgaggacgcGGAGGATTTGACAGGGGGTGAGACGGATGCCTGGCGAAGCCATGGTCATGCGAATGGAGCGAAAGCAAAGGGCAATGGATCAGTAGGCGTTCATCAGGGTTTGGTAGATATTTAGTTGGTGTAATGCAATAGATGGGGGTACAATGGCTCGCACAGCACTTTGACAattgcatgcatgcatgtatacaTGAGCTGTATTCGAGCATGCATGCTTCCTTAAGAACATCTGTCTGTCCATTGACGCGCTGTATGGTGTGAGAACAAGTGCCACAAACTGTTAACTCCGTTTTCAGGTTGTAGAGTGTGGGTATATCCGTATCCTACTATTGGCTCCGGTCTCCCTTCGTTGCTTCGTTGCTTGCTTGCTATTTGGACATTCCGATCTTGAATTCGATTCCTCCAACCTGCTCCCCCTAAAGCTGGATCGTCAGCACCACTCTTTCAGATCTTGACTAGTCCACCTCATATACGCGCTCAAGATGATCCGAAACTTCAAACCGATACTTCGAAATGtaccttcttcgtctcgaacAACGCTCCGATCATTGTCTACGACTCCGATCAGATCGCTCGCTTCGCCCGTCGTTGAGCCTTCGCCCGTGAGAGCGCACTCTGTCGAAGAGTGAGTATAGTCAATCATTTCAATCGGTCGTAGGACTGGAAGGATCGCTTGGTGCTGGATTTAGATATGATGGAGCAGTCTTTGATTTTGAAGGATAGACCGGGGGTTTGCAGAAGGAAGGATTTGGTGTATTGTGGCGAAGCTAACTTCTGTTGGTTTTGCTTCTAGGTTGCACTCCATGTCAGCAGAGGAGATCTTGAAGGAGAGCGGAACAAGACGGGAGGCCCAAATGAGACATTTCACCGGTACGTCTATCACACCCCTTCCGTATCTCTGATTATCGTCGTCGATCGCTTGTTTGACTAACGCGATGCTGTAGTCAACTTTGGTCCCCAACATCCTGCTGCTCACGGTGTGCTTCGACTCATCCTCGAACTGAAcggagaggtgagctgatcCGATCGCCTGACACCAGCGAAGTCAAAAGCTGACCCGTGTTCATTTGTAGGAAATCCTCCGTGCCGATCCTCATATTGGTCTTCTTCACAGAGGTACTGAGAAATTGATCGAGTACAAGAACTATACTCAGGCTTTGCCATACTTTGACCGATTGGATTACGTCTCAATGAGTGAGTGCCGATCCCGCTATATACCAATGAGACATCGGCTGATTAGCTGTCATCGCAGTGACCAACGAATTGGTGTACTCGCTTGCTGTTGAGAAGTTGCTCAACATCGAGGTTCCGGAGAGAGCTAAATGGATTCGAACACTTTTCGGTGAACTTACTCGAGTTCTCAATCACTTGATGGCTGTTTTGACGTGAGTTATCGAAATCCGTTACTTTCCACTTGAATCTGGTACTGATAATCTACTCTTAGCCACGCGATGGATGTCGGTGCTCTTACTCCCTTCTTGTGGGGTTTCGAGGAACGTGAGAAGCTCATGGAGTTCTACGAGCGAGTGTCTGGTGCTCGAATGCACGCAGCCTACGTCCGACCAGGTGGTGTCGCCTTTGACTTGCCTCACGGATTGCTCGACGATATCTTCAAGTGGGCCACCCAGTTCGCCAGTCGTGTcgatgagatcgaggaggtcgTTACTGGAAACCGTATCTGGAAGGGAAGAACCATCGGTATCGGACCCGTCACCGCCCAACAAGCTTTGGACTACAGTTTCTCAGGTGTCATGTTGAGAGGTAGTGGTGTTCCATGGGATATCCGGTATGTTGTTGCGATCTCCTCCAGAAACGCTGAAGCATGTTACTGATTATTTACCGCTTCACAGAAAGGTTGCCCCTTACGATGCGTACGACCAGGTCGAGTTCGACGTTCCCGTCGGAAAGAACGGTGACTGTTGTGAGTGACGATGGGTTAATCGCGCTGTTTACAAAGCTTACGTTCGTCTTGAATAGACGACCGATACCTTTGCCGAGTGCAAGAATTCCGAGAGTCATTGCGAATCATTGGTCAGTGTTTGAACAAGATTCCGGACGGTGCCTACAAGGTCGACGACCACAagatcgttcctcctcctcgagcaTCAATGAAGGAGAGCATGGAGGCTTTGATCCACCACTTCAAGGTTGGTACACCTTTCGCTAGCATCGTGCCATCTGTTGTGTGCTGACTTGCTT contains these protein-coding regions:
- a CDS encoding NADH-ubiquinone oxidoreductase 49 kDa subunit: MIRNFKPILRNVPSSSRTTLRSLSTTPIRSLASPVVEPSPVRAHSVEELHSMSAEEILKESGTRREAQMRHFTVNFGPQHPAAHGVLRLILELNGEEILRADPHIGLLHRGTEKLIEYKNYTQALPYFDRLDYVSMMTNELVYSLAVEKLLNIEVPERAKWIRTLFGELTRVLNHLMAVLTHAMDVGALTPFLWGFEEREKLMEFYERVSGARMHAAYVRPGGVAFDLPHGLLDDIFKWATQFASRVDEIEEVVTGNRIWKGRTIGIGPVTAQQALDYSFSGVMLRGSGVPWDIRKVAPYDAYDQVEFDVPVGKNGDCYDRYLCRVQEFRESLRIIGQCLNKIPDGAYKVDDHKIVPPPRASMKESMEALIHHFKLFSEGYSVPPGETYVAIEAPKGEMGVFLVSDGSNRPYKCKIRAPGFAHLQGADFMMRHHFLPDAVAIIGTMDLVFGEVDR